The Medicago truncatula cultivar Jemalong A17 chromosome 4, MtrunA17r5.0-ANR, whole genome shotgun sequence genome includes a region encoding these proteins:
- the LOC11441639 gene encoding ABC transporter G family member 15 — protein sequence MEIGYLMVLAWEDVRVMLPNFGKGPTKRLLNGLNGFAEPGRIMAIMGPSGSGKSTLLDTLAGRLPKNVVMTGNVLLNGKKKIPDYGFVAYVTQEDVLLGTLTVKETIAYSAHLRLPSTMSKEEVSSIIDGTIIEMGLQDCADRLIGNWHLRGISGGERKRTSIALEILTKPRLLFLDEPTCGLDSASAFFVVQTLRNIAHDGRTVISSIHQPNSEVFALFDDLFLLARGETVYFGEAKMAIEFFAEAGFPCPRKRNPSDHFLRCINSDFDVVTATLKGSQRIHDVPNSADPFMNLATAQIKSMLVERFKRSTYARRVKYNIQEQSTNEGIETETNYGSQASWWKQLSTLTRRSFVNMCRDIGYYWLRIIINIIVSICVGTLYFDVGYSYTSILARGACGAFVTGFMTTISIGSLPSVIEEMKVFYRERMNGYYGVAAYILANFISSFPFLVVIALTSCTITYNMVKFRPGFIHYVFFTLNVYGCLSVIESIMMVVASLVPNFLMGIVTGAGIIGIMMMSSGFFRLLSDLPKVVWRYPISYISYGAWATQGSYKNDLLGLEFDPLLPGDPKLTGEYVITHMFGVELSHSKWWDLGALFIILICYRILFFIILKFKERALPLFQALYAKRTLHQLEKRPSFKKMSSFTSMRRQPLHSLSSQEDLDSPLHY from the exons ATGGAGATTGGTTACTTAATGGTCTTAGCATGGGAGGATGTAAGAGTTATGTTGCCAAATTTTGGGAAAGGACCAACTAAAAGGTTACTTAATGGTCTTAATGGTTTTGCTGAGCCTGGTAGAATCATGGCTATTATGGGTCCTTCTGGCTCTGGAAAATCCACTTTGCTTGATACACTTGCAG GTAGACTTCCAAAAAATGTGGTGATGACGGGAAATGTTCTTCTcaatgggaagaaaaaaattccgGACTATGGTTTTGTT GCATACGTAACACAAGAAGATGTGTTGTTAGGAACTCTTACAGTGAAAGAAACGATAGCATATTCAGCACATTTACGTCTTCCGTCAACAATGTCCAAAGAAGAAGTCAGCAGCATAATCGATGGAACAATCATAGAAATGGGTCTCCAAGACTGTGCAGATAGGTTAATAGGTAACTGGCATCTGAGAGGTATAAGCGGCGGTGAAAGGAAAAGAACTAGCATTGCACTTGAGATTCTCACAAAGCCTCGTTTGTTGTTTCTTGATGAACCAACTTGTGGCTTAGATAGTGCTTCTGCATTTTTTGTTGTTCAAACTCTCAGAAATATTGCTCATGATGGAAGGACTGTTATTTCTTCAATTCATCAGCCCAATAGTGAAGTATTTGCACTTTTTGACGACCTTTTCTTGCTCGCTCGTGGCGAAACTGTTTATTTTGGTGAAGCCAAAATGGCAATTGag TTTTTTGCTGAAGCCGGTTTCCCTTGTCCGCGTAAAAGAAATCCTTCTGATCACTTCCTAAGATGTATCAATTCTGATTTCGATGTTGTAACGGCTACACTAAAGGGGTCTCAAAGAATTCAT GATGTTCCAAATTCAGCAGATCCTTTCATGAATTTGGCTACAGCACAGATTAAGTCAATGCTAGTTGAGAGATTTAAGCGTTCAACGTACGCCAGAAGGGTAAAATACAATATTCAAGAACAATCAACCAAT GAAGGGATTGAAACTGAGACAAACTATGGAAGCCAAGCTAGTTGGTGGAAGCAACTCTCTACACTGACGAGGAGATCATTTGTGAACATGTGTAGAGATATTGGTTACTACTGGTTGagaattataattaacatcattgtATCTATATGTGTTGGAACTCTCTATTTTGATGTTGGCTATAGCTATACTTCCATCTTGGCTCGCGGTGCCTGTGGTGCATTTGTAACAGGATTTATGACTACCATCTCAATTGGAAGCTTGCCATCCGTCATTGAAGAaatgaag GTATTTTATAGAGAAAGGATGAATGGATACTACGGAGTAGCAGCCTATATTTTAGCAAACTTTATTTCATCATTCCCATTCCTGGTTGTTATTGCTCTTACTTCTTGCACAATCACATATAACATGGTGAAATTCAGGCCAGGATTCATTCACTATGTGTTTTTCACTCTTAACGTCTATGGATGCCTCTCAGTGATCGAGAGTATCATGATGGTTGTAGCTTCGCTTGTTCCAAATTTCCTTATGGGAATCGTTACAGGAGCTGGAATCATT GGAATCATGATGATGTCCTCTGGATTCTTTAGGTTGCTATCTGATCTTCCAAAAGTGGTTTGGCGTTATCCAATTTCATATATCAGTTATGGCGCATGGGCAACACAG GGTTCATACAAGAATGACTTACTAGGGCTTGAGTTTGATCCACTACTCCCAGGTGACCCAAAACTGACAGGAGAATATGTGATAACACACATGTTTGGGGTTGAATTAAGCCATTCCAAGTGGTGGGACTTAGGTGCTCTATTTATCATTCTCATATGCTACAGgattttattctttattattCTCAAGTTCAAGGAAAgagcattaccattatttcaaGCACTTTATGCAAAAAGAACCTTACACCAGCTTGAGAAAAGACCTTCTTTCAAGAAAATGTCATCTTTTACTTCCATGAGGCGTCAACCACTTCATTCACTATCTTCTCAAGAGGATCTTGATTCTCCACTTCACTACTAG